The Cololabis saira isolate AMF1-May2022 chromosome 5, fColSai1.1, whole genome shotgun sequence genome segment cccaagtttattacttacattaagacaaatattttttgtattacaagttttgtcaagtattatgtttaaatatgtcaaatattatgtttaaatgtggttaatttgtggagtttaatttttttgagtaaggataaaacgagtcatctttataaaaacaaacaaacaaaaaaacacatgggattccccacaataacacaagctgtcatatgctatttatctatatacctttgggtaaatctttttgtctattaatgatcgtgcagtccgaatgttaggcgtaattaactttgcattttctctgattcttttacagcttctgggctcacattaagtgttattcctgcctgatatcttattttcacaaaccatacactgttggctacaacggaaatgtttaagtacaagaatgacaaaacattattattcttgctattaaacatttctgtttggtgcAAATTGGCAATGCAATGTGTTGACAGTGTGGTGTGTGTGCTGCAGCTACAGCCAGAGACAAAACCAAACTGCAGCATGCTTTCACTCTGCTGAGCGGGTGATCGGCTGTAGCCTCCCATCTCTGCAAGACCTGCAAGACATCTCCAGGACCCGGACAAGTGCAGCCAGAGTTGCtgctgacccctctcaccctggACACTATCACTTGCAGTCCCTCCCCTTTGTCAaaaggaccaggaccaggacttcACGCCACAAGTAGTGTCTCTCTTCCCCTCTGCAGTCAGTGTTTCTTAAAAGCATATCTAGTCATTCTTTTAAATATCAACACAAACAACTCCTTGATGagcatttctttcatttaaatacatttttgtatttgtattaagCAAATACAGATACAAATACAGCAAATATCAGATTTGTATTAAGCAAATACAATGGGTTATGGGTAAGCGTAGAACTTGGGGgggaagaacaaacaaaaaaaaagcaaataaattaCACAAGTCACAAACAACAAAAGGTCAACTATATACAACAAAACACTATTTACAAgacacaaaacacaacaaattTAAACAATAGGACTTGGGGTGAACAGTgtgataaaaaactaaaataaaataaaacaacaaccaaaaagcAAGACGTTGGGTTCAGGTGGTCAGTCTGTAGTGCAAAAAAAAGAGGTAGTAGTGCAATGGGATACATAATAAAAACTGGATAAataatacgtgtgtgtgtgtgtgtgtgtgtatatatatatatatatatatatatatatatatatacatacacatacatacatacatacatacatacatacatacatacatacatacatacatacatacatacatacatacatacatacatacatacatacatacatacatacatatatatatatatatatatatatatatatatatacatatatattatgtatatgtatataatatatatacatatacaagacaagatttaaaagacaactcccaccctcttaaatgtgagtttcagctgctcccaTCAGGTCGGAGGTTCAGGGTACCTGCTGGCAAAACGAAACGCTACAGAAATagctttgtaccagcagccatcagtgccatgaataagtgagggaactgcaacataactttgtatttatgttttgtattgtttcctttatcttgtttttatgaaaaggcacattttttatccttttgcttggttttaatattttgtgtttttagtctactgatgttttaacttattttgattcttatcttggggccgtccttcttgttctttgttcttttagccaaagctgttgtcactttatattatcctgtgttgttgagtgtatggttttagattgtatgatgaggcactcactgtgaaccaaatttacccaagggtactataataaatctatctatctatctatctatctatctatctatctatctatctatctatctatatatatatatatatatatatatatatatacaaaccaGACAATCAGGCAAGTGCAGAGTAAAACTGGATCAGCAGCTCCAGATGTAGGTTGACCTTCCTGTGCCGGCGCATGAAACGCATGCTCTGCTGGGCAGAGGAATACCTGGAAGACCAAAAGATAAAACTTATCCATTACAAATATAAAGAACATAAAATCTCAGTCTCAGCTGACAAGAGACTAATAACAGACTTTAACTATCATAAAGTTAAACTAAATCGATGTGACCAAACAAAAACTCACCTTTGAGCcgtgttttccacttttctgagtgatttttccgccgaacggcttagtttcagccatcctcgttcccgagacacacacgaccgcgctttgcgagtgcacggacaaagccgtgacgtcacgcccagaaagagacttttctttgacttttctggccgttataaaacatttttgacggatataaagtccatgacttaaaaatatagaatacaaagatgaGTAATTGTCGGTGATTACAGCTGAAGGTGTCCTaggaacagttttagaggcttctcttttactattgcggtctatgggaaaaaagctttctgggctccatgggatttttggttgcagtaccgcggttggACACTGGAAGAAATCGGCGTGGCTTCTGAGCGCGAGGCTGGGGGAGTGattaaaagaaaggaaacaacatgtaatgtaacaaaaagaaaaggagaaaggtGCAGTAACACGTCCTCACCGACGACCGGCAGGCGGCAGCAGAGAGCAAACGCGCCAGTAAAAGAACCGTAGAAGAAGAGCGAACCCTGCAGCTAGCTCCTGCAAGGTAGCATgatatttttattgaaattgtTATAAAAAGTTCCAGTTCGTCATGAGTTCTCCGCAGGACAAACACGGAACTAAACGTCCTGCTTCTCCCAGTCAAGATCAAGTGAGTGGAAGCAAGAAAACTCTGCTTGATCCGCGAGAAAAGACGTAAAGCGATTAAATGTGGGCATTGTGTGGTTAGCCAGCTAGCTGCTAACAACAGAGATTAAACCTTTTAAAAGCAACATTTCTGACTCTTACCCTGGATTAAACCACACGGTACCCAGTGGGAAAAAGCCTCCAGACGGACAGACTGGAGGTGAAATAACCACATTCTGGGCCGTTTGTTGCTGGAAAAGCAGGAACTGAACACGTTttggtcccttttttctgctgttttgatgttttatttcacacagaagattatgcatatttacacaaataggccctaattttattttcttattcatTGTAGGATAATTGCATGGATTTGCAATTTGCATTATCAGCTGCAAAGCTGATAATCGTAATTATACAAACAATTGTGCAAATTACATATAAAGaggttttggttttggttttttggaggggtggggggggtataATGTCAGGTTAATGTCAGAGATatctttttaatgatttttcgtatttatttttctcttaatttatttattttgtaattcCAAATAAcgtaatttaattcaattcactttTATTTGTTGAACAGGGACTGTACATATTAATAAACACAGGTGtaaattaggaatgggtgatattttaccgttcacgatataccgtcaaaaaaattcctcacgataagaatttgtcatcttgcggtaaaaatgataaattcctgttgatgacgtttttgtgtaaagatgatttatggttctgtgttaaggaagagaaggaaggaaggaaggaagaaagaaggataaattcccgttgatgacgtttttgtgtaacaaacatggcggatctgagagcgagatagatttatagttacaaaggtggagttgaattggtattttttttatcgtcatttttatcgttatcgggataaatgccagaaatgatcgtgatacattttttagtccacaccgcccatccctagtgtaaaTATGCATGGTTGTAGCCAGAGGCGAATTTCCACCATTCATCCCCACGGCAAATTAATGCCAGACACAGAATCAGACAAAGGAGACAAGATATGACATCCATACCAACAAAGcacaacattaaaacaaagACTGTTCAGTGAACGCCTCAGGTCACAGAACCAACACCACAGGGATAAGAAACAGTCCTTTTAAAGATGAGAAAAGGCAGCTGCTGCATCCTGCCAACACCAGCCTGAGCCGGTTTAAAGCTTTACTTCAATTAAAGATTATAACGGTATAAAAATCACCAGcagtggaaggaaaaaaaaccccaaaaacttCACTTtccactagtgatgcaccgaaatgaaaatttgtggccgaaaccgaaaccgaaaataataataaacacttggccgaataccgaacaataccgaacatggttcttcgcagtttttcatttattttgtcaattttttcaccattgcataaatcaaataaatttgatttaggcatgcttttcaaagaaaaaaatcttttacaaaattacaaggtagaaaacatttgttgaacataaaaaactgaacattttttaatttcccagcatttcttaaatattccagcagacattataccagcaaagaacaataacttaaaataaataaataaattagcaaaatacattttttggccatctttgagcttacgttaggcttaactgactgaacattgtaacataggccttaaaacaataaaaatgcattaaagcgctcagggttttttatcatttcaaatgataaatcaaacttgtagctgaaagactttgcagatgtttcccctctagatatttgagcagaacattcattgcaaacagccattcttgtattattatttgccactctaaaatacttccacactgctgacatgtttgcaccacttcactccacgctcttccacgtttgatttcctcatctaaacgcacctgtaatagattgatttatgttgttttggttccacctgctggtgaatgttggtaaaattcttatgtggttactttttggttggccaacgatttatgtttgtggtgcaacagttacggagcggccagtctatttccttatattaaaacgccgttattaattgttcggttttttcccacttattccaccgaacaccgaaagtgtttttttgccattttcggccgaacaatttcggttaccgaacaatcggtacATCACTACTTTCCACATCCGAACTCCGAGTTTAGGCTGACATttcattcagattcagacgactttattaaacCTTTGAGAGGTTCCCTCTGGGAAATTGACATTTCCATCTCACAcactcagcactgtcatatacgaatcaaacaccccagaaaccaaacacccatataaagatgatTCCCCGTTATTCATGATTTCAGTGGTAAAAATCCACTCAGCTGGAGCGATTCCAAGGCTCTTGGAACATTTTTGTCAGTAAGACCGTATAAAAGCTGGACTAACAAGAACCAGCGAGTGCAAATGAATAATTTCTTCCCTCTGATCGATTATACCTAAAGTGACGTGAAAAGCCGCCGTTTCTATTGGCTGAGAGGAGTCCTTagagctgtcaatcatccaaaTCCATCAATCCAATGCCTTTTTAATGTCATAACTATCAgattaaacatgttataaatagGAATGGAATGGGctatattttactgttcacgatataccgtcaaaaaaattccccacggtaagaatttgtatctcacggtaaaaacgataaattcctgttgatgacgtttttgtgtaaagatgatttatggttctgtgttaaatccacgcggaaggaaggatggaaggaaggagcgagcgagcctgaaagataaattcccgttgatacgtgtttgtgtaacaaatagtgatgcactgaaatgaaaatttgtggccgaaaccgaaaataataaacacttggccgaataccgaacaataccgaacatggttcttcgcagtttttcatttattttgccaattttttcaccattgcataaatcaaataaatttgatttaggcatgcttttaaaagaaaaaaatcttttacaaaattacaaggtagaaaacatttgttgaacataaaaaactgaacattttttaatttcccagcatttcttaaatattccagcagacattataccagcaaagaacaataacttaaaataaataaataaattagcaaaataaatgttttggccatctttgagcttacgttaggcttaactgactgaacattgtaacataggccttaaaacaataaaaatgcattaaagcgctcagggttttttatcatttcaaatgataaatcaaacttgtagctgaaagactttgcagatgtttcccctctagatatttgagcagaacattcattgcaaacagccattcttgtattattctttgccactctaaaatacttccacactgctgacatgtttgcaccacttcactccacgctcttccacgtttgatttcctcatctaaacctgtaatagattgatttatgttgttttggttccacctgctggtgaatgttggtaaaattcttatgtggttactttttggttggccaacgatttatgtttgtggtgcaacagttacggagcggccagtctatttattttacaacgccgttattaattgttcgtttttttcccacttattccaccgaacaccgaaagtgttttttttgccattttcggccgaacaatttcggttaccgaacaatcggtgcatcactagtaacaaacatggcggatctgagtcattccagttttgcagtacaggtgtaactcatttaattggtttttattaattcaatttaattggtgtagttaagtagtatttattattcttttagagcagtgttttggctccaaagactgaatgtggtgatagatttatagttacaaaggtggagttgaattggtatttttttatcgtcatttttatcgttatggggataaatgccagaaattatcgtgatacattttttagtccataccgcccatccctagttataAATAGTGTTTAGCTGTGCCAGGTTCGAGCAGGAGAGTCTCAAACATCGATGTCGGCCTCCTTAGGGAGGATCTAAAAGGAAAGATGACTTTCCCAGTTAGTGCCGGTCTATAATGAGTTTTTAATCCGGTCTATAATGAGTTTTTAATCCGGTCTATAATGAGTTTTTAATCCTAAAAAGACGACGCTGACATCTCTCTCCTGGCAGGATGGGTCGACTCAGTGGGCGGCCGCCGACTTGGGCAGTGACGAGAGGAAGCAGAAGTTTTTACGGCTGATGGGCGCTAGCAAGGTTTGTCTGACGGATTCTGCTTGACCTGTTTATTTACGGTCCGCGAGGAAAAGAGTAAAGGATGGTCTCTCTCTGCAGAAAGAGCCGACCGGCCGCCTCGTCATCGGGGACCACAAGTCCACGTCGCACTTCCGCACCGgtgagtaggcctgtgttgaaaaaaatcgattcatcctattttaaatcgattctcatattaattcctaaaaatcgattcataagtctaaagatcgatttaaaaaaattttttttttttttttttttttcatcattacattacaacttttggttattttttgtctatgcccaaaaaaagaaagttttgttggacacgagaataactggtgctatgtttttgcctttaaatatgtttaaaggtatgaaaacattaaaatatttagttataattgcataaattgtctatatttctttgctttatgtCTTGGGgtgacatttgcataaatgttaaaaaccaaattctcataaatggggaaaaaataaaaccgatttcctccgcctctgtttcctccctggatctgtttggtaattctgacccacatgatgtttctgtttcagttttatcagcattctgggagctgattggtccttacagcatcattagctgcaatacttgctgttgaatctcaatataatactagtattaatatgttgcagaactacagtcatgtaattcatgcaacagctgaaaaaaatgttgtaataacactaacccaaatcaatatcggaatcgaatcaaatcgtgataatcgattctgaatcttaagaatcggaatcgaatcgattcttgacatttgaatcgatccccagccctaccggTGAGCTAACTGAAGTGTAGTAAAACTGCAGCCCTGGTCCTGTGAGTGGGGCCCCCGCCCCGCGGCGCCCCCGGTCCACCGAGCAGGTCTGGCCCTGCTGGGGCCGGAGGTTCCTGCTGTGACCCGTGTCTCCTCTGCAGGGCCGGCCCTGCTGGGGCCGGACCTGCTGGGGCCGGAGGTTCCTGCTGTGACCCGTGTCTCCTCTGCAGGGTCGGAGGATAAGAAGAtgaacgcagagctggagatgcAGTACCAGCAGGGGATGGACGGGAAGCTGTCGGGTCGGAACCGGAGGCACTGCGGGCTCGGTTTCAGCGAGGTAAGAGCTTCTCCAGACTGCTGCCTCATTAACACGGTGCCAAGAGGGGAAGACATCAGCAATAGTCTTAGAGGAGCTTgaagcaggatttatgaaaaaaattcgtatacgttttaagttttctagtaataatgtcagatgaagcgttccaaacctaaaagaatgtttcctctagtgtatctctcctttggcttgaacaggctgttgctgcaaaatgtgctgcaattcggtcccgaatttcccgcgctgtcctgcggatgtgacgtcacatgacgctgcatgcacgtttgtggtgaagggtggcgctagagactctcatttcttaaaaggagcctcatgctcctttaaaggagcagctgctgcttcccatCAGTCTGGAAATGGTCTTAAAATAATTTCCAAATCATTTGGAGTTTAACCTTCTACAAGAGACAGAAACCAGTGGAaactagaggtgggtgcaattcatcgatgtgtcgatgcatcgcgatgcgtcacgt includes the following:
- the c5h11orf58 gene encoding small acidic protein isoform X1, whose translation is MSSPQDKHGTKRPASPSQDQDGSTQWAAADLGSDERKQKFLRLMGASKKEPTGRLVIGDHKSTSHFRTGSEDKKMNAELEMQYQQGMDGKLSGRNRRHCGLGFSEPDSEPELDGAPADGDADEPEKSSSEDAPTETQDTDCDQNPDTPTGLARSGSEDQDDEDEEEERERRHNCKTASVKSA